GGGGAAGAGGGGAGTTGGGAGTTGGGAGTTGGGAGTTGGGGGAAGAGGGGAGTTGGGAGTTGGGAGTTGGGGGAAGAGGGGAGTTGGGAGTTGGGACATTTATCAATAGAGTAGAGACGTTTCGCTAGGATATCTTTACCTATGTCCGCTGCTAGTCCCAACTCTGCCACAATCGCCGCCCGTTACGCTCAGAATTTTGGGATCGAGGTTCCCCCAAGCGGGTGAGTCAACAGCAGGAATTGTTGGGATTGAAAGTGAAGTTTACTCATATATAAGCCCTGTGCGGAGAGCGTACCCTATGAGTAAAGCCCCATCCAGTCAATGGCGCGAGTTGGTGCAAGCCAGTACCATCAGTTTGGCGATCGTTGTTTTGACAGCAGTCTGCTTACGTCTAAGCCTTGGATCTAGGAGCTTTCAGGTGATTCAGCCGGATGAGGCGGTTCAATTTGCCAATTCCCTACAACTTCGCAGAGAATCTGGCAACCGCTAGAAGGCTGTAGCTTGTGCAGCCCATTTTCTCTGATACTAATAGAAGTAGATAGCTCAATTTAGGAACCATCATGCTGCTATCCAAAGGCTTTGAGATCGAAGTGTATACTGGAACGTCCCAAGGGGAGATTGTGGGCCTTTCCGATCGCATTGTGGCGGATCTAGACGGATTTGTCCGAGAGCCGGATAGCCGGAATGTGGAATATACAACGCCGCCTTTGGGGGGATACGATCGCTTGTTGTGCGAGTTGGTGCGGCCGCGCCGACGCTTGCGGGAATATATTCAGACATTGGGCAACTATACGCTGATTCCGGGCAGTACGCTGTCTTTGGGCGGCAGCCAGCAGTTTTATCGCTCTGACCCGCACAATCCTTACCATACTTATATTGAAAAGACTTACGGAACTCAGGTAGTGACGGCCAGCGTCCATATTAATATCGGCATTAGCAATCCAGAGCTGTTGATGCGGGCTTGTCGTTTAGTTCGGGTGGAAGCGCCGTTATTTTTAGCGTTGAGTGCGGCGTCGCCGTTTCTGGATGGGGAGGTGACGGGATACCATTCTACGCGCTGGGGGGTGTTTCCCCAAACGCCTGCTTATGTCCCGCTATTTGAAAGTCATGCCCATCATATTCAGTGGGTGGAGTCGCAACTGCAAGCGGGGACGATGCAAAATGTTCGACATTTATGGTCGTCGGTGCGACCGAATGGCGATCGCCGTCCTTATAATCTCAATCGTTTAGAATTGCGGATTTGTGACTTAGTGGTCGATCCGATTGCGCTATTGGCGATTACGGCGCTGCTAGAGGCTCGCTTGTGGCAGTTGATGGGCGATCCATCTCTCGATCCGCTAACGATGAGCGAGTTACCCGAACAGACGCGATCGCAGGATTTAGTGGAGTTGACTCAAGCGAATGAAATGGCCGCCGCTCGCTTGAGTTTAGAAGCTTCTCTGGTACATTGGCGCACGGGTCAAAAAATTCTGACCCGCGATTGGATTGAGGAACTCTACCAAGAGGTGTGGCCGGTTGCCAAGCAAAAAGGTTTTAGTTGTTTCTTGCTGCCAGTGAAAAAAATTCTGCGCGAAGGCAATGAGGCTCAACGCTGGTTGAAGGCGATTCAGCAAGGGATGGACGCTCAAAGCACGATGCAGAAAGCGATTCAGGCGATGGAAACTCGCGAAGCTGAGTTAGCTCGCAACTTGTGCCAGCCGATGGTTGCTTAAGATTGCCCGGATTTAGGCAGGATTTGAGCGGAACGCCTAAATTTCAGCCTATTTTGGCAAGTTTAGGCGGTCTTTGTCCGATTAATCGCGTCCTGTTCTACTGCAAAAAAGGCGACAGTCGGGAAAAATTAAAATATCTGATTGATTTGGAATCGACGCGTGTTATTAAAAATAACTATCGGTTTCTTCTATCCATAGATAGAGATAGAGTGGTGAAATTCTTAATTTTGAGTGAATCAATGGATCATGGTTAGGGTCGTTCTTGTTAATCCGTTAATTCCCCCCAACACTGGAAATATTGCCCGAACTTGTGCTGCGACGGGCACGGAACTTCATTTAGTGGGGCCGCTAGGGTTTGAAATTAGCGATCGCCATCTCAAGCGTGCGGGTCTTGATTACTGGCCCTACGTCCACTTGACTTTACACGAAGATTTTGCTTCTTTCAAAGATTTTCATCGTACCCAAGGCGGGCGCTGGATCGGGTTTAGCACCTCCGGACGTTGCAGTCACGTTCAGTTTGCTTTTGAGCCGGAGGATTGGCTGTTGTTTGGTTCCGAAACCGAGGGACTTCCGCGCCCTATCCTTGAGGCTTGCAACTCAGTCATTCGGATTCCCATGTCTCAACCGGGCGTGCGGAGTTTAAATTTATCCGTCAGCGTCACCGTTGGCTTATTTGAGGCCAAGCGCCAACTCGGTGACTTTGACTAGCGCTTTGACAACTCTCTCCCGGCTGAAATCTAGAGCCATCAACTTTTTCAGCCGAGAGAAAGGGTCTGCTTCTCCCTCTATATCTAATAAGAAATTTCTATGAACTTTTTCAAGGTATAGGTCGCGAGAATAGATAATTTTTTTTATTCAAAATCGAGCTATCCTGACGAGAGAAAAAAACGCTGTAGGCACCTAAAACAGGCTCATCCACAGAATTGTACGGACTCGGAGGTTTTGTTTTTCAGGGCGCAGGATTTAAGGAATTCTACGGTTGTGAGGTTGGGGGAAAGCAGAATACATTGCTTGGTTGCAATCGATCGTAGACTGCCCCATCCTTCAGCAAGAGACTCCCCCTATATTGTTCACCACAGGCGCATCTGTCGTTCTTTACAAAAAGCATTTCTCTGGTAGAGTTAGATTTCGAGTTTCGTCCCGCAAGTTCTTATTCCGCTTGACGTTCTCATCGGTATCGCACAACTCGCCAAATGCGTTCGCTATTGGAGCTAGATCGAGGGCAGAACATCAAGAAACAATAGCCTTAGATGCTATTGCTTAATTTTTGTAAAGAACTTTAAACTTGTCTAAATTAGAAAACCAGGGTAATCTTGCCTAAGCATATTGACTGACAGTGATTTAAATCGCATTCTAGGGTGATTAAGGTCACTGACAGCCAAGTTTCGATAGATCAAGGACAGTTAAGCGCTCGTCATTAGGAGGTCGTTCTTTGAAACGAGCATTCCCGCAGAAAATTAAGTCTGTTTCTCTGCCCCTCGCTACCCAAGAGGTGGTTTCTGAAGAAATCGCTCAGCGAATTGCAGAGACTCCAAAGCAGACAGCACCAGAAACTCATCGTCGGGTTCGTACCTCGGCAGCCATGATTGGTCTAGCCATCTCAATGGGAGCATCAAGCTTGTTGCTACCCAAGCAAGGGGAAAACGCAATGGCAGCCGAGCCAGTTGCAAACGAACCGACCACTGCGACAACCACTGGTTCTGGAACCTCGGATGTTTCTCTTTCCGCTTCACCGAAGATTGAGCCATCGCTTCCCATCCAACTGGGCGCGACCGGATCAGGAACTTTGTCGGGTGCGTCTGCACTAAGCGGTCAGCAAATCGTGCAGGTGGGTCAGAAAATAGACTTAGTTGCACCGGAAACAGGGGTGAAGTCAGTTGATTTCGCAAGAACTAGCCCAATCGTCACAGCTCGCTTAAAAGCAGCAGGTCTCGGTGCGGCAGTTAACACCAGCGAATCAGCCACGCTCAATCCCGTCAATTTGGTCGAGAATGCTGATGACCTTCTCAAGGCAGAGCAAAATCAATCCTTAGACCAACTGAAACAAAAACGCGAACAACTCAGAGACAGCTTGACCCAACTGCGACCCGATAGCCAAACGGCATCCGAGTCCAGCACGCCAACTGTTAGGGGCCTGAACTTCGCAACCCCTCAGTCCCTTGCAAGTTCTGAGGAAGGCATTGCCTACTATCCCTTGATTGAGGCAGTTCCCACCGAAGGCACAATCTCGGCTGCACCCACCGTTACCGCAGCAACCCGCCTGAGCGCGCCTCAAAATAATCCTTTACAACTCGAAGCCGTACCTAACTCGGTACAGCCCGAACTCCCTGTCGTCCCGTTGCCGAGCAGCGAAGCGGTTAGCCCGTCTTGGCAAAGCTCCGTGACAGCAGCTAGCACGACTGGAGCAACAATTACCAATCCGGCTCGTTTTGGCGAGAGAACTCAGGTTTATCAAGTCAAGCCGGGAGATACGGTTGAAGCCATTGCCCGTCGGCATGGTTTAACCCGCTCGGAATTGGTGGAAGCGAATCAACTCGCCGATCCCAACAATCTCAGCGTCAGCCAAGTTTTAAGAATTCCCGTCGCTGAATTTAAGCCGACTGCTCCCCAGTTAGTCACGCTTCAGCCGGAGCAGCCAGCAACAGCAGAACTGAATTCTGAGGTGGAAGAGTCAGTCGTTGCTGAAGTCGAAGTTCCTCATCAGGCGTCTGTTGAGCCACTAGCTCAGATCCAACCGGAAACGGCAACCCTAATGCCCCAAGCATTGCCGAGTCCGACCGCAGAAAGCTTGAAAACTGAGATCCAGAACCTGCGCGAGAAATATCAAGCACCGGAACCCCAAGCCTCGACTCCGCCTTTACCGATTGTCGCCTTGGAAGTGGCTTCGATCGCAGAGCCTCAAGTCAATAGTTTGCCCGTGCAGTATCGGGTTAATCCTGGGGATACGCTAGATGCGATCGCGCGTCGCTATGGCGTCAGTCGCTCGGAAATCATTCAAGCGAACCAGATTTCTAACCCCAACTTGATTAAAGTGAATCAAGTGCTGCAAATTCCCAATGGCGGCACCAGCCAGTCAACGGCGATCGCGATCCCCAACTTTAATCGCCAAAGGGAAGTTTCTATTGCTGCGGCCCAACCCGTTGCCGTGTTCAACTCGGCGGCTAGCAATAGCCAAAGATCGTTCGATCCCGCTCCCATTGCCACCATTTCACCTAGCGCTCAATCCCAGAGCAGCCTCGCTCCGGCTAGAGTCGCTAACCAATTGGCAACGCGGTCTGAAGAAGAGGCTCCCCGTTCCTACGTGGAAGGGTTAATGAATGAAATTAACCAAATGCGGGAGCGCTATCAAGAGCAACCTACCGCTCAACAACCTCAGACCCCGGCGAGCGAGAATTCGACTTCTCAGGCAGTCAATCCTGAATTTAGCCCAAGCCGTGCTGAGGAAGCCGAGCAACCGCGATCGCAGCGTTCTCAGCAACCTGTGGCTGCTGCTCCTGCAACCCCCCGCAACACGGCAAGACCGAGCGCCCAACAAGTTGCTGTTGCACCCGCGCCTCCGGCATCCTACAACCCTGCTTTACAAATTCCCTACGGTCGCGTTGTTTCGCCCGAACTTCCCCCTCTAGCTCCCGCCGAACGCTATTTACCTGAAGGCGCACCCACTTTTGATGGTTATGTTTGGCCCGCTAAAGGCGTATTCACCTCCGGCTACGGCTGGCGGTGGGGACGGATGCACCGAGGGATTGACATTGCTGGCCCGGTTGGTACGCCCATTGTGGCTGCTGCTGGGGGTGTTGTAGACTTCGCGGGCTGGAACTCTGGCGGTTACGGAAACTTAGTTGATATCCGTCACCCCGACGGCAGCCTCACCCGCTACGCTCACAACCATCGCCTGCTGGTGCGGACTGGTCAGCAAGTCGAACAAGGTCAGCAAATTGCTGAAATGGGTAGCACGGGTTACAGTACAGGGCCTCACCTGCACTTTGAAATTCACCCGGCTGGACAAGGTGCGGTTAACCCAATGGCATTCTTGCCCCGATAATTCTCTGGATTATCCGAGAAAAAGGAGAGTTGTTTTGAAACTCTCCTTTTTTTTGAAAAAGTTCTTGATTTATTTAAGAATTTGTTGTTATAATCATGAGGTTTGGCTCAGTAGCTCAGTGGTTAGAGCAGGGGACTCATAAGCCCAAGGTCGCAGGTTCAAATCCCGCCTGAGCCATTTAAAGAAAATCCTGGAATGCTTTCCACGTAAGAAGAGTAAGGTTTTTACTTTTCTTGTATCTCTGCTAATGTTTGCTAGTTGCCGCCGATCGCCGCAGGCAAATTTAGATCAATTTTAGATCGGAGCAATGGGGGCAATAGGAGATAACTTCCGCTAGAGCAACGCACGGCGGAAGGGGGTTCAGATTGGCATTGCTGGATCGGAACCAACTTAGGACAGGACGCGAGCCGTTAAGATTGAAAAAGAGTTTCCGTTAAGCCCCTTTCCCTATGACCGTGCAATCCCCCGTTGACTTCCAAGATATTTTTGATGTCGTCGTTGTTGGCGCAGGTCATTCCGGCTGCGAAGCCGCACTCGCAACAGCACGGCTCGGTTGTAAAACCCTGCTGCTCACCCTCAACCTTGATAAGATTGCGTGGCAACCCTGCAACCCTTCAGTAGGAGCGCCAGCCAAATCGCAGTTAGTCCATGAAGTGGACGCTCTAGGCGGCGAAATTGGCAAAATGGCAGACCGCACCTACCTACAAAAACGGGTGCTGAACCTGTCAAGGGGGCCGGCAGTCTGGGCATTGCGGGCGCAGACCGATAAACGGGAATATGCCAAAGTCATGCGCTCTATTGTGGAAAACCAGGAAAATCTGGCGATCCGCGAAGCAATGGTGACAGATTTAGTCTTAGGCGCGAATCAGGAAGTCATCGGCGTTGAAACCTACTTTGGCGTTGCCTTTGGTTGCAAAGCCGTTATTTTAACCACTGGCACCTTTTTAGGCGGTCGCATTTGGGTGGGCAAGAAATCCATGTCCGCCGGACGTGCGGGGGAATTTGCCGCCGTGGGTTTAACGGACACCCTCAACCGTTTGGGATTTGAAACTGGACGCCTGAAAACCGGAACCCCGGCGCGGGTGGATAAGCGTTCGGTAGACTACAGCAAAATGGAACCCCAACCGGGGGATGAGGCGGTGCGCTGGTTTAGTTTTGACCCGGAAGTTTGGGTAGAACGCGAACAGGTAAATTGCTATATCACCCGCACCACGGCTTTAACTCACCAACTGATTCGCGATAACTTGCACCTCTCGCCCGTGTATGGCGGTTGGGTGGATGCGAAGGGGCCGCGCTATTGTCCGAGTATTGAGGATAAAATTGTCCGCTTTGCCGATAAAGAGTCCCATCAAATCTTTATTGAACCGGAAGGGCGCGATATTCCAGAATTGTATATTCAAGGCTTTTCTACGGGATTGCCAGAAAATCTGCAATTGCAGATGTTACGCAGCCTTCCGGGTTTGGAGAGCTGCGTGATGCTGCGTCCGGCCTATGCGGTGGAGTATGACTATCTTCCGGCAACCCAGTGCTATCCAACCTTGATGACTAAGACGGTTGAAGGGCTATTTTGTGCGGGTCAAATTAATGGCACGACGGGTTATGAAGAGGCTGCGGCTCAGGGAATCGTCGCTGGGATCAATGCGGCGCGGTTTGTTCGGGGTCAAGATTTAATCGTGTTTCCCCGCGAGGAAAGCTATATTGGGACGCTGATTGATGACCTGTGTACCAAAGATTTGCGCGAACCTTACCGAATGCTGACTTCGCGTTCGGAGTATCGCTTGCTGTTGCGTTCGGATAATGCGGATCGGCGGTTGACTCCCCTGGGGCGAGAGGTGGGGTTGATTGACGATCGCCGTTGGGGGTTATTTACCCATAAGATGGAGCAAATTGTGGCGGAGAAAGAACGCCTCCAGGCAACCCGCATTAAAGAAGGCGAGGAAACGGGTCAGCAAATCGCCGCAGACACCCAACAAAAGATTAAAGGGTCAATTACCCTTGCGGACTTGTTGCGGCGCTCAGGCTTCCATTATCAGGACTTGCAGCACTATGGGTTAAACAACCCACAATTGAGCCAAGCCGAACGGGAAGGGGCAGAAATTGATATTAAATATGCGGGTTACATTCAACGCCAGCAAAACCAAATTGAGCAAATTTCCAGAGCCGCCCATCGCTCACTGCCAGCCGATCTAGACTATATGGCGATCGCCACTCTCTCGAAAGAATCGCGAGAAAAGCTCTCGAAAGTCAAACCGCTTACCATTGGTCAAGCGGCGAGAACGGGGGGCGTGAATCCTGCTGATATCAATGCTTTGCTGGTTTACCTGGAATTGCGCGATCGCCTGCCGGCTAATGCGGCTGCTCCGGTGGCTGTTGAAAAATAACCCCGTTTTCCGAAGAATTTAAAAGAATCGTCAGCACAAACCCACTCCTTGGCATAGAATGGATTGACGAGCAGCGATTGTACTAGCCCATCTATGCCTCAGAATGTAAGCCCTAGCCGGATTACCTCTGACCTCCCGGAAGACCCAATTTCTCTTCAGCCGTGGTCAATGGAAACCAATGCGGATAGCTTGATGAACGAGCTATTTGCAGAAATCGACCATGTTTTAGAGGGAGGAACTGCATTACCTACGGAACCCGTACAGCCCGAATACGTTTCGTTAAAGCCTCTTGAGATTCAATCGATTCGCTTACCTGCCACCTTAACTCCCATTTCGGTAGAAGCGCCTGTCGTTCCCCGCGAGGCGGTAGAGGTACCCGCCCCCGTGCCTCAACCAGAAGTGGCTCCCATACCCGCAACAGTTTTACAACCAGAGTTACCCCCCTCGCGCAGTAGCACGTTGGATCGGGTGCTATTGCTTGCCCTAGGCGCTGCGATCGCCGTTCCTTTAATCCTGTGGGCAGCAACCCAAGGGAAGATAGAACCCCTGACTCGCTGGCAACTCGCCGTTGCCCCTGCCCCTGTAGAACCCGTCAGCCCGCAGGTGGAGGCGAACGCGAATTCGCAATTTGCCAACTACATGCAGCGATCGCTCGAACTGATCGATCGCCAAGCTGCAACAGCCGCCGCTACGCCCAATCCCACCTCAAACCCGGCACCTGCCAACGACGAGATCGATCGTCAAGCCCAAGCCTCTAATCGCGTGCCAACGGTGCTAGAACGGGTGTATATCCCCGTTTATCAACCCCCACCGCCTGCTCCGCCGCCCACCGTGGTAGCGGCACCCGCAGCGCCCGCAGCGCCCGCACCAGCCGTTGCGCCGCCAACCGTGGCAGTCATGCCTGCACCCCCTCCTCCGCCCAGCTTGCCGAATGTGGCAGTTGCCCCCTCTCCAGCGTTACCGCCCATTCCCGAACAGGTTCATACGCTGGTTGGGGTTTTGGAATTGGGCGATCGCTCTGCTGCCCTATTTGAAGTTGAGGGTGCTACTCGTCGAGTCGGCGTTGGCGAACAAATTGGCAACGGTTGGACAATTGTCGAAATTGCCAACCAAGAAGCCGTCATTCGTCGCAACGGGGAAGTCCGTTCTGTTTATGTTGGACAGAAGTTCTAACAGAAGGCGGAGGAGCTGGCGTTCAGTCTATTTCTACAATTGAAACGCGATTAGTTGCAAGTTAATAGGGGTGATTGTTGTGGGAATCTTTGAAGATGTCAGCCGTTTTTTTGAAACCCGACTGGATGAGTTTCTTCGCAACAATCCTCAGTTGGAACTCTCCATTTTAGAAGAACAATTGCAACAGCAAGAAGACGGCACCCTCCGCCTGATTTCTGAAGAACAGTTGCGCGAAAAACAGCTACAGGATGATATCTTAGCCACTGCTCAAGAAATTCAACGCTGGCACGCTCGTATTGAAAAAGCGAAAGCAGCCAATCGTTGGGATTTAGTAGAACCTGCCCAAGCGCGAGAGGCTTCTTTGTTGCGACAAGGCAATCAGCTTTGGGGTAAAATGCAAGGCTGTAAGGAACGCATTACTAAAGCTCAAGAATTAGTGCGACAAATTCAACAGCGGCGTCAAGAAGTTAAAGCCAAAGCGACTGAATTTCAAGCGGCGAAGGCACAGACAAAAGCAAAACAAAACTGGGAAGCGCCTCCCGGTTGGAACCAAAGTTTTGCAGCCAGTCGAGATGCAGCCGATCCGCTTGAAGAACGCTTTAATCGTTGGGAAACTGAATCTGAGTTAGACGAGATGAAGCGAAATTTAGGGCGCTAGTGACAGCAGGGCTAAATGGGCTTTCAAAATTGATGGATGGGCAAGTATTACAACTGAAAAATCTGTACTAAGGTTGACGGAAAACTTGCCCTAGATTCGCTACAACTTGAGAGGACTCTTACAGGGCAATTCGCGGCTTATGAAATTTAATGTGGGGTGTAAGCTAAGTTACAGCATTCATCAACCTAGCACGTTAATTTTTAATCTGAAGGTTATTCAAAACGACTATCAAAATATTCTTAAGGAAACCCTCGAAGTCGATCCGCCTCTGGATCGAGAAGAATATGGGCTTTCCTTTGTCGAAAACCAGTATTTTCGGATCAATGCTCCTTTAGGGAAGTTGAGCGTTTCCTACAATGCCACGGTAGAGTTAAGCCATGTCTATGTAGAGTCGGAAACGGTGCAGGAAGTACCGCCTGCGGAATTACCCCTAGAAGTTTTACCCTATCTTTATCCCAGCCGCTATTGTCAGTCTGACAAGTTGGGGAATATGGCACAAAGCGAGTTTGGCGACTTGCAACCCGGCTTTTCGAGAGTGACAGCGATTTGCAACTGGATTTATGAGAAAGTGGAGTATCTTTCTGGCAGTACCGACTCCCAAACCTCAGCTTACGATACTGCAACGCAACGGGCTGGCGTTTGTCGAGATTTTGCCCATTTAGGAATTGCCTTTTGTCGGGCGTTAAATATTCCCGCCCGGTTTGTTGCCGGTTATGCCTATAACTTGACACCACCCGATTTTCATGCTTATTTTGAGGCGTATTTAAGCGATCGCTGGTACATCTTCGACGCCACCCGATTAGCCCCCCAAAGCGGTTTAATTCGGATTGGTACCGGGCGCGATGCGGCTGATGTTGCCTTTGCCACCTTTTTTGGGGCGGTGCAGCCGGAAGAGATGGAAGTTTTCGCCCATCAAGTGTTTGAACCGGGCGTGAAAGCCCCCGCGTTTACCACAAGAGCGATCGCCACCAGCTAAACTCAATGAAAATCGTTCTCCCTGACTACATCTATATCCCAGACGCCGCCTATCAACAAATTGAACGCCTAGGAGATGTCACCCTTTACCCGGATATCCCCGACAGCGAAGAAGAAGTGATTCAGCGGATTGCGGGGGCAGAAATCATCACCGCCGCCTGGGTCGAAATTAATGCTAACGTTATTCAAAAAACGCCTAGCCTCAAATATATTGTTGTTCCGGGCGTGGGTTACGATGCCGTAGATGTCAAAGCCGCCAGCCAAGCCGGAATTCGCGTCCTTAATTGCCCCACCCATAACTCAGATGCCGTTGCAGAATACACCCTTGGCTTAATTCTAGCCCTCACTAAAAAACTATTTCCCGCCCATCGTTCCCTACAAGCTGGAAACTGGCAAACCTTAGACTTTGTGGGGACTGAATTAAGCGGTAAAAAACTAGTTTTAATCGGTTATGGCAATATTGGCAAACGGGTTGAAAAACTCGCCCAAGCCTTCGGGATGGAAGTCAGCCATACCCATTCTCAAACCCCTTCCGAAGAACTCGACAAACAGATTGCATTTGCCGATATCTTAAGCCTGCACTTACCAGCCACTCCCCAGACGCATCACCTCTTAGATGCGCGTCGCCTCAGCTTAATGAAACCCTCTGCGTACTTAATTAATACTGCACGCGGCGCAGTCATTGAGCAAACCGCCTTATTGAAAATGCTCCAAGAAAAACGGATTGCTGGCGCAGCCTTAGACGTGTTTGAAAACGAACCCGTTGGCACCCAACCGAATGCTAATATTCAGGCATTGGCGAACCTAGAGAACGCGATCGCCACCCCACATATTGCCTATAATACCGAAGAAGCAGGGATTAAATTAGGGGAAGAACTCATTGCCAATCTGCAATCTTGTTTGCAGCAGCAACCCATCAACGTTGTTAACCCAACCAAGCCCTAATTTTTACTGGCAAGCACCTCAATGAAAGTTAAGTCCTACTCCTCAATTTGGCTGTATCTGGTACTGAGTGCGATCGCCCTTTTAATGTTAATGCCTCTCTTGTGGCTCGTCAGCACCTCCCTCAAGTCTGGGAGTGAAAACATCTTTCAATACCCTCCCCAACTGATTCCCCAATCTCCCACCCTGCAAAACTTCATAACCGTTTGGCGAGCCAACCCCTTCGGACGCTATTTATGGAATAGTAGCCTAGTCGCCCTCTTAACCGTCGGCTTAAACCTGTTATTTTGCGCCTTAGCCGCCTATCCCCTCGCCAGATTGAAATTCCAGGGACGAGATGCCATATTTACCGCCATTGTCGCCACCATCCTCATCCCCTTTCAAATTGTCATGATTCCCCTGTACGTCCTCACCGTACAGTTAGGACTCAGAAACACCTACTTAGGCGTCATTTTTCCCGCCTTAGCCTCCGCCTTTGGGATTTTCCTATTGCGTCAAGCCTTTCTCGGCGTTCCCAAAGAACTCGAAGAAGCCGCCAGAATGGATGGTTGTTCCGAACTGGGGATATGGTGGCACGTCATGCTTCCCGCCATTCGTCCCGCCTTATTAACCTTAGCGATTTTTGTGTTTATCGGGTCTTGGAGTGACTTTCTGTGGCCGCTTATCGTCTTAGATAGACCTGAAATGTATACCCTTCCCCTTGGTGTAGCCTTTTTAGGGGGGACAGACTCGCTAGACTGGCGGTTAATCGCCGCAGGTTCAGTCATTTCAATTTTACCTGTCTTAATCTTATTCGCCTTTGTGCAACGGTATATTGTGGCAACCGATATCAGCAGCGGCGTCAAGGGGTAAATTCGCCACCCAGAATGATCGGCATCAACCTGAAATTGCGCTTGTTAGGTTTGTGGGAATCAATAGAACA
The genomic region above belongs to Desertifilum tharense IPPAS B-1220 and contains:
- a CDS encoding carbohydrate ABC transporter permease, which gives rise to MKVKSYSSIWLYLVLSAIALLMLMPLLWLVSTSLKSGSENIFQYPPQLIPQSPTLQNFITVWRANPFGRYLWNSSLVALLTVGLNLLFCALAAYPLARLKFQGRDAIFTAIVATILIPFQIVMIPLYVLTVQLGLRNTYLGVIFPALASAFGIFLLRQAFLGVPKELEEAARMDGCSELGIWWHVMLPAIRPALLTLAIFVFIGSWSDFLWPLIVLDRPEMYTLPLGVAFLGGTDSLDWRLIAAGSVISILPVLILFAFVQRYIVATDISSGVKG